In the Solibacillus sp. FSL K6-1523 genome, one interval contains:
- a CDS encoding sigma-70 family RNA polymerase sigma factor has protein sequence MIHTSLVEKAQQGDEQSFYELIEPLQNQLYRIAYVYVQNEDDAVDIFQQSVIRAYEALPKLKEPQYFTTWMTRIVINCSKTYIEKTKHTQLTEPQQFDSYAAVEQSSNVEEGIDLWQALSQLEEKYKTALLLRFYQDYTVKEISLILELPEGTVKTNIRRGLQRLRQLLKGAYIDEWVQSVEGNH, from the coding sequence ATGATCCATACAAGTTTAGTTGAAAAAGCACAGCAAGGGGACGAGCAATCCTTTTATGAACTCATCGAACCTTTGCAAAATCAACTTTACCGAATCGCGTATGTGTATGTCCAAAATGAAGATGATGCTGTTGATATATTTCAACAATCGGTGATCCGTGCATATGAAGCATTACCAAAATTAAAGGAACCGCAATACTTCACAACTTGGATGACCCGCATCGTTATTAATTGCAGTAAAACATACATAGAGAAAACAAAGCATACACAATTAACCGAGCCGCAACAATTTGACTCATATGCAGCGGTTGAGCAATCTTCTAATGTCGAGGAAGGAATTGATTTGTGGCAAGCATTATCCCAATTAGAAGAAAAATATAAAACTGCTTTGCTGCTTCGTTTTTATCAAGATTATACAGTGAAAGAAATTTCATTAATTTTAGAACTGCCTGAAGGTACGGTGAAAACAAATATTCGCAGGGGGTTACAGCGTTTGCGACAATTATTAAAGGGGGCTTACATAGATGAATGGGTTCAATCCGTTGAAGGAAATCATTGA
- the aac(6') gene encoding aminoglycoside 6'-N-acetyltransferase, whose product MLKKATLEDITTVAELAVALWPDNDMAELAEEMKTIIMQSDAMIMLAYNERKAIGFAQCQIRNDYVEGTSTSPVGYLEGVYVKDAFRKQGLARKLIVACEQWAKGQGCSEFASDCELHNEESLAMHIRLGFIEANRIICFTKQL is encoded by the coding sequence ATGTTAAAAAAAGCTACTTTAGAAGATATTACAACCGTTGCAGAACTTGCGGTTGCGTTATGGCCAGATAATGATATGGCGGAATTGGCTGAAGAAATGAAAACAATCATTATGCAGTCAGATGCAATGATTATGTTAGCCTATAACGAACGAAAAGCGATTGGTTTTGCGCAATGTCAAATCCGCAATGATTACGTGGAAGGTACAAGTACAAGCCCAGTTGGTTATTTAGAAGGTGTTTATGTAAAAGATGCATTCCGCAAACAAGGGCTAGCAAGAAAATTAATCGTTGCTTGTGAGCAATGGGCAAAAGGACAAGGGTGTAGTGAATTTGCGAGTGACTGTGAACTGCACAATGAAGAAAGTCTCGCGATGCATATTCGTTTAGGATTTATAGAAGCGAACCGCATTATTTGTTTTACTAAACAACTTTAA
- a CDS encoding ABC transporter ATP-binding protein, producing the protein MSKVFKQKEHKVNALRNVHCTIYQGEMVAIMGTSGSGKSTLLNMISAIDEPTEGTLFLFGEEANAIYKEPRASNFRKENIGFIFQSFHLLKDLNVEDNIALPLILNDIPSKEIKVRVEETMQQLGIYNWRKHRPHELSGGQKQRVAIARAIITKPPILLADEPTGALDVNTTDDILRLLVDIQSAGQTILLVTHDPYVATYANRVLFFHDGAIVDSYQNEQTEADLDAILAKFKVVSRGEH; encoded by the coding sequence ATGTCGAAAGTGTTTAAGCAAAAGGAACATAAAGTCAATGCGTTGAGAAATGTCCATTGCACCATTTATCAAGGGGAAATGGTTGCCATTATGGGAACAAGCGGCTCAGGGAAAAGTACGCTCCTTAATATGATTAGCGCAATTGATGAACCGACTGAAGGTACACTCTTTTTATTTGGTGAAGAAGCGAATGCCATTTATAAAGAGCCGCGCGCATCCAATTTCCGCAAAGAAAATATCGGTTTTATTTTTCAGTCGTTTCATTTATTAAAAGATTTAAATGTCGAGGACAATATTGCACTACCGCTTATATTAAATGATATTCCGAGTAAGGAAATTAAAGTGCGGGTTGAGGAAACGATGCAACAATTGGGCATTTACAATTGGCGCAAGCATCGTCCACATGAACTATCAGGAGGGCAAAAGCAACGGGTAGCGATTGCACGCGCCATTATTACGAAGCCACCAATTTTACTTGCAGATGAGCCAACTGGTGCGCTCGATGTGAATACAACGGACGATATTTTGCGCTTGCTTGTTGATATTCAAAGCGCTGGGCAAACGATTTTACTCGTAACACATGATCCGTATGTTGCGACGTATGCGAATCGCGTGCTGTTTTTCCATGACGGTGCCATTGTGGATTCCTATCAAAATGAACAAACAGAGGCTGATTTAGATGCGATTCTTGCTAAATTTAAGGTTGTATCAAGAGGTGAACATTAA